One Conger conger chromosome 18, fConCon1.1, whole genome shotgun sequence DNA window includes the following coding sequences:
- the LOC133117989 gene encoding cytochrome c oxidase subunit 5B, mitochondrial — translation MASKMFLRIPCSAVRLVSFKPSMRAPALRAMGTLQGIPTDEEQATGLERHTMQGLKKGQDPYSILKPKHYEGTKDDPHIVPCIGTKRLVGCLCEEDNTQIVWFWLHEGNPQRCPSCGAHYKMVHHELPH, via the exons ATGGCCAGCAAAATGTTTCTCCGGATTCCCTGCTCTGCAGTGCGTTTAGTGAGTTTTAAACCGTCTATGAGAGCACCAGCTCTCCGTGCTATGGGGACATTGCAGG GCATTCCAACGGATGAAGAGCAGGCGACCGGGCTCGAGCGCCATACCATGCAAGGTTTGAAGAAGGGACAG GACCCATACAGCATTTTGAAGCCCAAGCACTATGAAGGAACGAAAGACGATCCCCACATCGTGCCTTGTATTGGCACCAAGAGGCTGGTCGGCTGCCTGT GTGAAGAAGACAACACGCAAATCGTATGGTTCTGGCTTCACGAGGGAAACCCCCAGCGTTGTCCGTCCTGCGGCGCGCACTACAAAATGGTTCACCACGAGCTCCCGCACTAG